TGGTCAAAAAAGAGCTGTACGAGCAGGAATTTTCCGTCACCGAAAACGAGGTCAAGGACTACTACGAGAAGAACAAAGACAAGTTCATGACCCCGGAAACGGTGAAGGTGAAGCTGCTCCTGGTCCGCGTGAAGCGCAACGCCACGCCGGAAGAGGAAAAGCAGGCCAAGGCCAAGGCCGATCAGGCCGCGAAGGAACTGAAGTCCGGCGGCAACTGGGATAAGATCGTCGACAAATATTCCGACGACCGCGCCTCGAAGAAAAAGGGCGGCTTGCTGCCGAAAGTGCGCAAGGGTCTGCGGGGCGAGGAATTCGACGCCGTGGCGTTCGCCATGACCAAGCCGGGTCAGATCAGCGACGTTTTCCGCGATAAGCGCGGCTTCAACATCATCCAGTTCGAGGAAAAAGAAGACGCCAAGGTGAAGGACTTCGAGGAAGTTAAAAGCACCATCGACCGTCGCCTGAAGCAGGAAAAGCTGAAGGAAAAGATGGATTCCACGATGGCCGGTCTGCGTTCCAAGGCCAACGTGAAAATCAATGAAAACGTGCTGGACAGCATCCAGGTCGACGTGGGTCCGGAAGGCGCCGAAGGCGCCGGTGGCATGCCGGGCTTGCCGCAGATGGGCGGCCCGCAGGGCGCTCCGGCGGCTCCGGGCGCCATGCCCCCCGCTCCGCCGGCGGGCGGCGCTCCGGCTCCGGCTCCGGCTCCGGAATCCGAGGAGGAATAGTCATCGGATCCCAGGTTCGTTTGTCACGGGGTGGCGGCCGGCGACGGCGCCACCCCTTTTTCATCGGCCGCCGCGCCTTCCGGCTGGGTGGCTGGTGGCTTTTGTGTCTCTTGCTGGCCGCCTGTCGCGAGGATTTGACGTTGCCGGAAGGCACGTTGGCCCGGGTCAACGGAACGACGATCGCCGTCGCCGATTTCAACGCGCGCTTCGCGGCCGCCGGCCAGGCCGCGCTCTCGCCCCTGCCCGCGGATCGCGCGCCGCGGTTGGCGGTCGAACGCGCCTACCTCGATTCGCTGATCGATCAGGTGCTGCTTTATCAGGAAGCCGCCCGGCGCGGTTTGAAAGTCGACGAGGCGGCGGCCGCCGCCGAACTGCAGGCGATGCGCCAGGGTTGGCCGCGCGATTCGTTCGACCGCGAATTGTCCCGGCGGCCGGAAAGCGGCAATTGGCTGGCCGAGGAACTGCGCACCGCCGCGCTGGCCAAACAATTGCTCGCCCAGGTCGTCGAACCCGCCGTGGCGCTGACCGAGAACGAGCTGCAAGCCTACTATCAAAGCCACGCCGATCAATTCCGCCACGCCGAACAGGTGCACCTGCGGCAGATCGTCTGCCGCGACGGGATTCAGGCGACGATCGCCCTGACCCAGGTGCTGACCGGCGGCGACTTCGCGGCGGCGGCGCGGGAATATTCCATTGCTCCCGAGGCGGGGCGCGGCGGCGACCTGGGATTCATTTCGCGCGGCGAATTGCCGCCGGAGGTCGAGGAAGCGGCCTTCCGGTTGCCGGTCGGCGAGGTCAGCTCGATGGTCGAGACGCCGTTCGGGGTGCACATTTTGCAGGTGCTCGAGCAGTTGCCCGCTTCCGCCTTGACCTTCGCGCAGGCGCGGCCCACAATCGAGCGCACGCTGCGTCGGCAGCGGGCCGACGCGCGGTGGCGCGACTGGCTCGGCGAACTGCGGCGCGGCGCGAAAATCGACATCGACCTCCACCGTTTGCCGGGTTAGGAGAATAGGTTGCGCAAGGTTTTCCTTCTTTTGTTGGTGCTGTTGGCCCTGGCGGTTAACGCCGGCGCGGGCGAAACCGTGAACCGGATCGCCGCCGTCGTCGACAACCAGGTCATCACCGTCTTCGAAATCGAACAGATGGCCCTCCCGGTCATCGCCCAGGCCGCGCAGCAAAAACCCAACATGAGCGAGGCCGAAAAGCAGATCACCGCCGCGCAGATCAAACAGCAGCTTCTCGACACGATCATCGAGCAGAAACTGATCGAAAACGAGGTCGCCCGCCTGGGCATCGAGGTCACCGACCAGGAAATCGACACCTACGCCGAGCGGGTGAAGAAGGAAAACAGCCTCACCGACGAAACCCTGAAAATCGCCCTGTCGCGGCAGGGCCTGACGATGCAGGATTTCCGCGACCGCCTGAAAAAGGAAATCATGCGCGAGCAGTACGTCTCGTTCCGCATGCGCGACAAGCTGCGCGTCCGCGACGAGGACGTGCGGTCCTACTACAAGCTGCACCCCGACGAGTTCGCCGCCGAGCCCGTGGTGAAGATCGCCGAACTGCGCCTCAACGTGCCGCCCGACGCCGACGAAGCCGCGCTGCAGGCGGCCTTCGCCCGCATCAACGGCCTGTACGAGCGCCTGCTGGCCGGCGCCGACTTCGCCGAACTGGCGCGCGAAAACAGCCAGGGGCCGACCGCGGCCGACGGCGGCATGCTCGGCGAGTTCAAGCTCGACACCGAGCTGCAGGACGTCTACCGCAAGGCCGTGCTGCCCCTCGAACCGGGCCAGGTCTCGACCATCTACCGCGACCGCAACGGCTTCGCGATTCTCAAGCTGGTCGAAAAGAAAATGGGCAACGTGCTGCCCTATTCGCAAGTGAAGGAAAAAATCCGCTCGATTCTGCGCCGCGAACAGGCCGATCGCGAAATGGAGCGCCTGGCCGCGGAACTGCGCCGCAAATCCTTCGTCGACATCCGCGTCAATTTTCAAAAGGCAAGCGAATAGCCGATCGGCAAAAGCGCCGGCTTACGAAACGTCGAACAGGCGGCGGAAAAGCGCGGCCTCGGGCAGCAGCGCCAGACGGCCGCGCCGCAGGCGCCAGCGCGCGTAAGGGCGATAGCAACGGGCAAGGACGCGGTAAAGCGGGTTGGTATCGTACTGTTCGAGCTTGCGGTCGGCGAAGATGCTCAGGAAGTACAGCCGGCGGTGGCGTTCGCGGGTCGCCTCATCCTGCCAGGGCGTCGCGGCGGCACCGGAATGGAAATCGCGCCAGCCGTCGAGCCGGGCCGGCGGCGTAAAGCCCAACTTCACGGCCCGCGCGAATAATGCGGTGCCCGGATACGGCACTACCTGATAAAACGGCGACACCAGCGCGGCCGGGTTTTCATCCAGCAATTGCAGCGCCAGGTGGCGCGTCGCCGCGGTGTCCGCCGCGGTTTCATCCGGAAACCCCACCATGAAGTTGTACCACGGGCGAATGCCGATCGCGCCGAGCCGGCGGTTGAGGGCGACCACGCGGTCCAGGTCCAGCCGCTTGCCCATCGCTTCCAGGAGACGCGGCGAGCCGCTTTCGACGCCCATGTCCAGGCGCACGCAGCCGCTGCGGCGCAGCAACCGCAGATCCTCGTCGGCCAGTTGCGAAATCACCTGCCCGTGCGCCCCCTGCACCTGGTAGGTGAGCGCGCCGCCCGCCGCGGCGAGCCCCGCGGCAATTTCCAGCGCCCGTTCCACCCGGCCGAAATAGTTGTCGTCCACCAGCGACAGGTGGCCGACTTCCGGCCGCTCGCGCCGCAGCCGCGCCACCCGGTCGAGCACCGTCGCCGCCGACTGCCCGCGCCAGTGGTGTTGGTGGTAGACGGCGTTGTAGCAATAAGCGCATTGCGAAAAGCAGCCGCGCGAGGTTTCGAGGTAGAGGGTCGGCCGGCCGTTGGTGAGGAAGTAGGGCGCGGGGCCGGCCGCCGCGTATGGCACCTCGGGCAGCGCGTCGAGAGCGGCGAACGGCCGCTCCGGGTTGTGGACAATTTGCCCGTCGCGCTTGAAGCTCAGCCCCGCGATGCCGCCGGGATCGCCGCCGTCCGCCAGGCGGTCGGCCAACTCGGCGAGGGTGTGCTCGCCTTCACGGCGCACCACGTAGTCGATCGCCGGTTCGGCCAACACCTGATCGGGAAACAAGGTGGCGTGGATGCCGCCCCAGACGATCGGCGCGGGCGAGAGTTCGCGGGCGAAGCGTGTCGCCTCCAACGCGGAAAACAGTTGATTGCCGGTGATCGACGTGACGCCGATCAGCAGCGGCTGCTCGCGGATGAGAGCCCGCAGCGTATCGCGCCAGCCGCGGTCGGCGCGCTGATCCACCAGCCGTAGCGGATGGCGCGCGGCCGCCAGCCGCGCCGCGCTGAGCAGCGACAACGGCAGGGTCGGCCGCGTCTTGCCGCTGTCGAAGACGTTGGTGCGCGGCTGGATCAGAATCACCGGTCGTTCCATGCCGTCATCCTAGCACAAACGCGCTAGCCGCCCGAATGTCTCCTTTGTTGCATCGAGGGGTGGTTTTGCAATAATAGCCGCCATGCCTACCCATGGGCCGAACACCAGCCGCGGCGCCTTGATCATCACCGGCAGCTACCGGCTGCTGACGCTGTTTTTTCTGCCCTATGCCTTTCTCTATCTGACGATGTCACTCTGGGATTGGCACGCCTACGCCAAATGGCCGGCGCCCTTGCTGGTGACAGCCGCTTGGGCGCTGCTGATTTGGACGCACGCGGCGGGGTTTCGGCAAAGCCGCTACCTGTTTTTTCCGGCGCCGCCCGCCTGGTGGCCGGCGTGGCCGATCCGGGCCCGCGTGCCGCTCTTTCTGCTGGTCGGCGCGTTGATGGTGTTCTCGCTGCCGATCTCGGGCTACCTGACGTTCTTTTTCGCCTGCCTGCTGCAATTCTATCTGTTGTCGTCGCTGACGGCGGCGTGGTTTCCGCGCGCCGACCGCCGATCGCGCGGCGTTCCGGTTCGCGGCGCCGGGTTGTTGCTGGCGATCGGCCTGTTGTTGCTGACGGCCGAGGGAATGAATCGCACTTGGTGGTTCGGCATCTTTCGGCCCGACGCGACGGCGGGCGTCGCGTTGCGGCAAAACGATTGGTACGGCGTCAATGCGGACGGCTATCGCGGCCCGCGGCTAACCGCCGCGCCGGCCCCGGGTGTCCGCCGCCTGTTGTTTCTGGGCGATTCGTCCACGTTCGGCTTCGGCCTTCCCGCCGATCAGGCTTTCGCCCGCCTGACGGCCGCCTGCCTCGCGCGAAGCGGCGCGGGGAAATTCGAGGAGATCAACGGCGGCATTCCCGGCTACAACCTGCTGCAGACCGAGATCGCCTGGCAGCGGTTGCGCGGGCTCGCGCCGCGCGCGGTGGTGGCGATGGTCGGCTACCATCACGAGTCGCTGGGGCGGTTTCTCGCGCGGCAATCGTCGGCCGCGCAAGGCGCCGGTTGGCTGGCGCGGCTTTTTGCCGGTTCCGAAAAAATCGGCCTGACCCTGCCGACGACCGTCGGCATGTTGTCGCAATCCTGGCGGATCTGGGGCAGCGAATCGCCGGACCAGGCCGCCGACCGCGAAATTTTCCGGCAGACGCTCGAACGGTTGATCGCCACGATCGCCGGCGAGGGATTGCCGCTGGTGCTGGTGGCCTACCCGTCGCCGCAGATCGATCCGGAGGTCGCGCAGCAAATCGAGGAAACGGCCGCGGCGCACCAACTGCCCTGGATCGACTTGCGGCCGGAATTTTTCAACGCCGCGCCGCCGCTGTTGCAGCAAGACGAACTGCACCCCAACGCCGCCGGCCATCGGGCGATCGCCGCCGCGCTTTGCCGCCATTTCCAGGCACACCCGATTCCCTAGTTTTTCGGAACCACGAATGAACACGAAGTGGATTTTTTTAAGACCCTCATTCGCGGTGATTGTCCTCTCCCGGTGTGCCACACTTTCAACCGAGGAACGAGGTTGAAGGTGTGGTGAAAAGTTCTCTACCAATTCTGTCTTATTCGTGGTTTCTTTTTTTATTTATTCGCGTCGATTCGCGGCGGCAGTGCGTTGCCGAGCGCCTTTTCCGGATCGACGGCGAAGCCGCCTACGGCGCTCGTCGCGTACCATTGGCCGCTTTCGGCGTCGACCTGCACCCAGCGCAAACGCGGGCCGAGAAAGATTTTGCCGATCACTTTGCCTTGCGCGGGCGAATAGACGAACAGGTTGCCGCGGAAGTAGCTGCTGATCAGCACCAGCCGGCGGACCGGATCGAAGGCGAGGTTGCGCAGGCCGACTTCCAGTTGAACGTCGCCGAGCGGCTGCAGGGTGTCGAGGTCGAGCACGCGCATTTTGCCGCTGGTCGTCGAGCCCAGGTAAGCCCGGCGGCCCCACGGATCGATCGTGCTGAAGTGGAAGCCGATGTCGCCGAACCAACGATAGGTGCGGCGCGGCGCGAGCGAGGTCTTGTCATACGTCATCACCTGCCAGCCGACGGCGTAGGTGCCGCTGACGAAAATCTGGTCGCCGAGCGGGTCCGGCCAGACGTCGTCGGTCACCATGCCCGGTGCGGCCAGGCGCGACTTCGCCTTGAGCGAATGCCGTTCCGCCACGAAGACGTTCGGGCCGTAATCCTGCGAAACCAGCAACCGGTCGCTGAGCGGGTCGTAGTGGATGAAATTCAGATTGCGCGCGGTTTGGTGCAGCGGCCGGCTTTCGAGCCGGCAAGGCGGATCGAGCGACACCTTGACCAGATCGGTGACGGTGCCCACGTAGGCGACGTTCGGATCGTCGGGGTCGAACGCGAGGTTGTCGGTGGAGCGCGAATCCAGATCCAGCGACGCGGCGAGTTCCGGCGCGGCGGGCGAAAAAACGTTCAGCCGGCGGCAGGGATTCTGCGGTCCGGTGACGTACAGTTCGCGGCCCGGCACCTTGGCCAGATACATGACCTGCGAGCAGAACGTCTCGCGCGCCCGCGGGGTAAGGTAATCGTACAGCGCCCGAACGCCGGGTTGCGCCGTGACGCGCGGCAGCAGTTCGGGAAAGACGAAACTGTATTGAACGAACCCATAGGGATAAATCATCGCCGCGAACGCGGCGACGGCGACGGCCAAACGCGAAAAAGATTCCAGCCGCCGTTTGCGCGCCAGCCAAAACAGGCCCGCGCCGAGCGGCGGCCAGAGCGCCGCGCCGGCGATCGCCGCGATCCACGAATAGTGCCGCAAGGTCGCCGCGGCGAAGATCGCCGCCAGCAGGGTCGCCGCCGCCAGAACCGCGGCCAGCCGTTTTTCGCGATCGCCCAGCGGTAAAAACGCCGCCAGGCCGACGAGCACCGCCAGCCAGAAATAGGGCGGATTCGCCCAGCGGGCCATGTAGCCGAAAAGCAGGTGGGTCGTCAGCAGGACGATCCAGTACGGTACCGCCAGCACCCGGCCGAGCGGCGGCAGCCGGCGGTGAAGGCACAAGCCCAGCCAGCAGGCCGCCAGGCCCGCGCCGCCGATCAGCGCGGCGTTGAGACGCTGGTTGACGAGCCACTGGCCGAACCACGGCGCCCAGGCCGCGCCATAGATGGCCAGCGCCGCGCCGTAAAGCAGCGTCCGTTCCCAGGGCGGGCGTTTGGGGAAGAGCATGGCCGGATTATAACCCGCCGCTATTTCGATACCAGCTTCTTGAAGAAAAACATCGTCAAAAACAACAACAGGCGGGGACGGCCCGCGAAGCGCCGCAGCAGCCGCCAGAGGCGGCCCAGCCGCAGGTAGAAGTAGGGATAAGACCAGCGTCGCGCGCGATTGAGCACCTCCAGGGGGATCGGGCTGACGTTCAAATGCGTGTCCCAGAACGAATAGGCCGTCTCGCCGTCTGGCAGAACGACGCCGGATTTTTTGGCCATTTCGTAGAGCGTTGTGCCCTTGAACGGTGTGGCGCGGTAGAGGCCGAAGGTATCCAGGCGCGAGCGCGCGGCGAAGCGGATGGTGGCGCGCATCTCCGGTTCGGTTTCGGTCGGCAGGCCGATCATGAAATTGCCGTGGACCGAGATGCCCAGGTCGGTCGCCTTGGCGATCACCCGCCGCGCCTTCTCCAGGTCGAGGTTCTTGCCCATTTCCTTTTGCAGGCGCGGCGACGCGGTTTCCACGGCGATCATGATGCGGTAGACCCCGGCGTCGCGCATCAGGCGCAAAAGGCGGTCGTCGAGAAAATCGGCGCGCAGGCCGTTGGGGATGGCCAGGTCCAGCCGCAGATCCCGTTCCAGCACGCCGGTGAGAATTTCCTCGACCCGTTCCGGCCGGAAGTTGAACAGGTCGTCGATGATCATCAGGTCGGCCACCTGAAAGTCGCGCCGCAGCCGGGCGAACATCTCCACGACGTTGTCCGCCGAGCGCGCGCGGAATTTGTCGCCCATCGAGTGGTGGCACCAGGCGCACGAAAACGGGCAGCCGCGCGCCGTCTCTACCGCCATGTAGCGGTTCCGCTTCCCGATGACGCCGATGCGCGGCAGCCGCCCGTAGGCGTCCAGGTCGATCAGATCCCACGCCGGGTAGGGAAAGCGGTCCAGGTGTGGCTGCAATTCGCGCGGCGCGCTGCGCTCGATCCGGCCGTCGCGGCGAAACGCCAGCCCGGGCACCGCCTCCGGCACGCCGCCGGCCAGCGCGTCGAGCCACTCGCGCAGCGTGTTTTCGCCTTCACCGATCGCCGCGTAATCCACCGCCTGGTCGGCCAGGATTTCCTTCCACGATAAGGTGCTGTGAATGCCGCCGGCGATGACGGGTGTTTGCGGCGCAATGGCCTTGATCGCTTGCGCCAGCCGGTGCAGCGCGGGCGCGTCGACGCTGTGCGCGCCGATGCCGACGGCGTCGGGCTGGAATTCCCGAAACGCTTGCAGGGCCAGGTCGAGCCGCTGCCAATCCAGGCGCTGGTCGTAAAGGCGCACCTCGTCGCCCCGCGTCGCGCGTAGGTAAGCCGCCAGACACATCAAGCCCAGCGGCTGCGCCCGCTCGAGGTGCGTGTCGTGAACGGCCGCCTGGATCAGCAGAACCCGCATGAGGACCGCCGCCTTTCCGCCGGTTGCCGGCGGTTCAGGTTACCACAAGAAGGCCTTGCGAATCCAAATCGCGAACAGGCCCGGCAGTAGCCGGAAACGGTTGGGCAGCGCCCGCCAGATCGCCCACAGGCGGCGCGGCGACAGGTAGAACCGGCGGTAGGCCGCGCGCTTGAGCCGGTTGAGCGC
The Myxococcales bacterium genome window above contains:
- a CDS encoding WD40 repeat domain-containing protein, with protein sequence MLFPKRPPWERTLLYGAALAIYGAAWAPWFGQWLVNQRLNAALIGGAGLAACWLGLCLHRRLPPLGRVLAVPYWIVLLTTHLLFGYMARWANPPYFWLAVLVGLAAFLPLGDREKRLAAVLAAATLLAAIFAAATLRHYSWIAAIAGAALWPPLGAGLFWLARKRRLESFSRLAVAVAAFAAMIYPYGFVQYSFVFPELLPRVTAQPGVRALYDYLTPRARETFCSQVMYLAKVPGRELYVTGPQNPCRRLNVFSPAAPELAASLDLDSRSTDNLAFDPDDPNVAYVGTVTDLVKVSLDPPCRLESRPLHQTARNLNFIHYDPLSDRLLVSQDYGPNVFVAERHSLKAKSRLAAPGMVTDDVWPDPLGDQIFVSGTYAVGWQVMTYDKTSLAPRRTYRWFGDIGFHFSTIDPWGRRAYLGSTTSGKMRVLDLDTLQPLGDVQLEVGLRNLAFDPVRRLVLISSYFRGNLFVYSPAQGKVIGKIFLGPRLRWVQVDAESGQWYATSAVGGFAVDPEKALGNALPPRIDANK
- a CDS encoding B12-binding domain-containing radical SAM protein produces the protein MRVLLIQAAVHDTHLERAQPLGLMCLAAYLRATRGDEVRLYDQRLDWQRLDLALQAFREFQPDAVGIGAHSVDAPALHRLAQAIKAIAPQTPVIAGGIHSTLSWKEILADQAVDYAAIGEGENTLREWLDALAGGVPEAVPGLAFRRDGRIERSAPRELQPHLDRFPYPAWDLIDLDAYGRLPRIGVIGKRNRYMAVETARGCPFSCAWCHHSMGDKFRARSADNVVEMFARLRRDFQVADLMIIDDLFNFRPERVEEILTGVLERDLRLDLAIPNGLRADFLDDRLLRLMRDAGVYRIMIAVETASPRLQKEMGKNLDLEKARRVIAKATDLGISVHGNFMIGLPTETEPEMRATIRFAARSRLDTFGLYRATPFKGTTLYEMAKKSGVVLPDGETAYSFWDTHLNVSPIPLEVLNRARRWSYPYFYLRLGRLWRLLRRFAGRPRLLLFLTMFFFKKLVSK
- a CDS encoding SGNH/GDSL hydrolase family protein; this translates as MPTHGPNTSRGALIITGSYRLLTLFFLPYAFLYLTMSLWDWHAYAKWPAPLLVTAAWALLIWTHAAGFRQSRYLFFPAPPAWWPAWPIRARVPLFLLVGALMVFSLPISGYLTFFFACLLQFYLLSSLTAAWFPRADRRSRGVPVRGAGLLLAIGLLLLTAEGMNRTWWFGIFRPDATAGVALRQNDWYGVNADGYRGPRLTAAPAPGVRRLLFLGDSSTFGFGLPADQAFARLTAACLARSGAGKFEEINGGIPGYNLLQTEIAWQRLRGLAPRAVVAMVGYHHESLGRFLARQSSAAQGAGWLARLFAGSEKIGLTLPTTVGMLSQSWRIWGSESPDQAADREIFRQTLERLIATIAGEGLPLVLVAYPSPQIDPEVAQQIEETAAAHQLPWIDLRPEFFNAAPPLLQQDELHPNAAGHRAIAAALCRHFQAHPIP
- a CDS encoding B12-binding domain-containing radical SAM protein; amino-acid sequence: MERPVILIQPRTNVFDSGKTRPTLPLSLLSAARLAAARHPLRLVDQRADRGWRDTLRALIREQPLLIGVTSITGNQLFSALEATRFARELSPAPIVWGGIHATLFPDQVLAEPAIDYVVRREGEHTLAELADRLADGGDPGGIAGLSFKRDGQIVHNPERPFAALDALPEVPYAAAGPAPYFLTNGRPTLYLETSRGCFSQCAYCYNAVYHQHHWRGQSAATVLDRVARLRRERPEVGHLSLVDDNYFGRVERALEIAAGLAAAGGALTYQVQGAHGQVISQLADEDLRLLRRSGCVRLDMGVESGSPRLLEAMGKRLDLDRVVALNRRLGAIGIRPWYNFMVGFPDETAADTAATRHLALQLLDENPAALVSPFYQVVPYPGTALFARAVKLGFTPPARLDGWRDFHSGAAATPWQDEATRERHRRLYFLSIFADRKLEQYDTNPLYRVLARCYRPYARWRLRRGRLALLPEAALFRRLFDVS
- a CDS encoding peptidylprolyl isomerase, which produces MSRGGGRRRRHPFFIGRRAFRLGGWWLLCLLLAACREDLTLPEGTLARVNGTTIAVADFNARFAAAGQAALSPLPADRAPRLAVERAYLDSLIDQVLLYQEAARRGLKVDEAAAAAELQAMRQGWPRDSFDRELSRRPESGNWLAEELRTAALAKQLLAQVVEPAVALTENELQAYYQSHADQFRHAEQVHLRQIVCRDGIQATIALTQVLTGGDFAAAAREYSIAPEAGRGGDLGFISRGELPPEVEEAAFRLPVGEVSSMVETPFGVHILQVLEQLPASALTFAQARPTIERTLRRQRADARWRDWLGELRRGAKIDIDLHRLPG